In the genome of Cryptomeria japonica chromosome 8, Sugi_1.0, whole genome shotgun sequence, one region contains:
- the LOC131047807 gene encoding uncharacterized protein LOC131047807 yields MSTYLPSNFLRTKLKNSSGVSMAILYHSLQRQPVVLCVQTAKRWKYLCQKVGNLLESLNRVARKSPLHHSWPSLCSIDIDKELQGETTRGCLCTRVFFLEEERRTAVTENRLEE; encoded by the exons ATGAGCACATACTTACCAAGCAATTTTTTAAGAACCAAGCTTAAGAACTCTAGCGGTGTATCCATGGCAATTCTGTACCATTCTTTGCAACGTCAGCCCGTGGTTTTATGTGTTCAAACAGCAAAGAGATGGAAATATCTCTGTCAAAAG GTGGGAAACCTACTGGAGAGCTTGAACAGAGTCGCACGAAAATCACCATTGCATCATTCTTGGCCATCATTATGCTCCATTGATATTGATAAG GAACTTCAGGGAGAAACAACAAGAGGGTGTCTCTGCACCAGAGTTTTTTTTTTGGAGGAAGAGCGGAGAACTGCAGTAACAGAGAATCGACTAGAAGAATAG